The Erythrobacter aurantius genome includes a window with the following:
- the ruvB gene encoding Holliday junction branch migration DNA helicase RuvB, giving the protein MTEPPLHSGDSQPGDPDVALRPKSLAEFIGQEAARENLRVFIDSARARGEAMDHTLFHGPPGLGKTTLAQIVAAELGVGFRATSGPVIAKAGDLAALLTNLEPHDVLFIDEIHRLNPVVEEVLYPAMEDRALDLIIGEGPSARSVRIDLPPFTLVGATTRQGLLTTPLRDRFGIPVRLQFYSHDELDLVVTRGARLLGLDIDADGAREIARRSRGTPRVAGRLLRRVRDFAQVAGQGRVTRAIADDALTRLEIDKLGLDAMDRRYLTMIAATYKGGPVGVAALAAGLSEQRDTVEEVIEPYLIQLGLIARTERGRMLNDAGWEHLEMTRPTPGGNTAQTSMFDPPD; this is encoded by the coding sequence ATGACCGAGCCCCCCCTTCATTCCGGTGACAGCCAACCCGGCGACCCTGACGTGGCGCTGCGGCCCAAGTCGCTTGCCGAGTTCATCGGTCAGGAGGCGGCGCGGGAGAACCTGCGGGTCTTCATCGACAGTGCACGCGCACGGGGTGAGGCGATGGACCATACGCTTTTCCACGGGCCGCCGGGGCTGGGCAAGACGACGCTGGCGCAGATTGTGGCGGCGGAACTAGGCGTGGGCTTTCGCGCCACCAGTGGCCCGGTGATCGCCAAGGCGGGCGATCTTGCCGCGCTGCTGACCAATCTCGAACCGCATGACGTGCTGTTCATAGACGAGATCCACCGGCTCAATCCCGTGGTCGAGGAAGTGCTCTATCCCGCAATGGAGGATCGCGCGCTCGATCTGATCATCGGCGAAGGGCCGTCGGCGCGCAGCGTGCGGATCGACCTGCCGCCGTTCACGCTGGTGGGCGCGACCACGCGGCAGGGGCTGCTGACCACCCCTTTGCGCGATCGCTTCGGCATTCCGGTGCGGCTGCAGTTCTACAGCCATGACGAGCTCGATCTGGTGGTGACGCGCGGCGCGCGGCTGCTGGGGCTGGACATCGACGCTGATGGCGCGCGCGAGATTGCGCGGCGATCGCGTGGCACTCCGCGGGTTGCGGGGCGGCTGCTGCGGCGAGTGCGCGACTTTGCGCAGGTCGCAGGGCAGGGGCGCGTCACCCGCGCGATTGCCGATGACGCGCTGACCCGGCTGGAGATCGACAAGCTCGGCCTTGATGCGATGGACCGGCGCTACCTCACCATGATCGCGGCGACCTACAAGGGCGGCCCGGTGGGTGTTGCGGCGCTGGCAGCGGGGCTTTCGGAGCAGCGCGACACGGTGGAGGAGGTGATCGAACCCTACCTCATCCAGCTGGGCCTGATCGCCCGGACGGAACGCGGACGGATGCTTAACGATGCGGGTTGGGAGCATCTGGAAATGACCAGGCCGACTCCGGGCGGCAACACCGCGCAAACGAGCATGTTCGACCCGCCGGATTGA
- a CDS encoding DsrE family protein: MTRFLCAIICAALAAPIAAQSPSLETFATGPVFEDFGPHAPVEGGEPLPSFSRFAIAFDVATPAETDARNRGFESAARFINMHVAAGVPEDRIQLAVVVHGRATLDLTTREGNASRPMIEAMLAKGVRFILCGQSAAANGVKKADLIEGVELHLSAMTAHALLQQDGYTVNPF; this comes from the coding sequence ATGACGAGGTTTCTTTGTGCGATTATCTGTGCAGCCCTCGCGGCGCCAATAGCGGCCCAATCACCAAGCCTCGAAACCTTCGCGACAGGCCCGGTGTTCGAGGATTTCGGCCCGCATGCCCCGGTTGAAGGGGGTGAGCCGCTGCCCAGTTTCAGCCGCTTCGCCATCGCTTTCGACGTGGCGACGCCCGCAGAAACAGACGCGCGCAACCGCGGCTTCGAAAGCGCGGCGCGTTTCATCAACATGCATGTCGCCGCCGGGGTGCCGGAGGATCGCATCCAGCTGGCGGTGGTGGTGCACGGCCGCGCGACGCTTGATCTCACCACCCGCGAAGGCAATGCCTCGCGACCGATGATCGAGGCGATGCTGGCCAAGGGCGTGCGCTTCATCCTCTGCGGCCAGAGCGCGGCGGCTAACGGGGTGAAGAAGGCCGACCTGATCGAAGGCGTCGAACTGCACCTATCCGCCATGACCGCCCACGCGCTGTTGCAGCAGGACGGCTACACGGTGAACCCGTTTTGA
- the ruvA gene encoding Holliday junction branch migration protein RuvA produces the protein MIAKLSGRLDEIGTDWAIVDVQGVGYLVHCSARTLSALGEVGEACTVHTDLQVSENDMRLLGFAESAERDWFRLLTQVQGVGSKVGLAILSALSTGELRDACAAGDAASVARANGVGPKLAGRIVNELKDKAGALPGGGMAGVAMGAATPAAGASADAVSALENLGFKPAIAAQAVARAHAELGEGASEGDLIRVALKKAAG, from the coding sequence ATGATTGCGAAGCTATCCGGCAGGCTGGACGAAATCGGCACCGACTGGGCCATCGTCGATGTGCAAGGGGTGGGTTATCTCGTCCATTGCTCGGCGCGCACGCTGTCGGCGCTGGGCGAGGTGGGGGAGGCCTGCACCGTCCACACCGATCTGCAGGTGAGCGAAAACGACATGCGCCTGCTCGGCTTTGCCGAAAGCGCCGAACGCGACTGGTTCCGGCTGTTGACGCAGGTGCAGGGGGTGGGGTCGAAGGTCGGCCTTGCGATCCTATCCGCGCTTTCGACCGGGGAACTGCGCGATGCCTGCGCTGCCGGAGACGCGGCGAGCGTGGCGCGCGCGAACGGGGTCGGGCCGAAGCTCGCCGGCCGGATCGTCAACGAATTGAAGGACAAGGCGGGCGCGCTCCCCGGCGGCGGGATGGCGGGCGTTGCCATGGGCGCCGCCACACCGGCTGCGGGCGCCAGCGCCGATGCGGTCAGCGCGCTCGAAAACCTCGGCTTCAAACCCGCCATCGCGGCGCAAGCCGTCGCCCGCGCCCATGCCGAACTGGGCGAAGGCGCCAGCGAAGGCGACCTAATCCGAGTTGCATTGAAGAAGGCGGCGGGATGA
- the aroC gene encoding chorismate synthase — protein MSYNTFGRVLRFTTWGESHGPGLGVVLDGVPPGIPLLERDIQPFLDARKPGQNKYTTQRKEPDQVRILSGVFTTSEGDQVTTGTPIHLMIENTDQRSKDYSEIAQSYRPGHADYTYDAKYGIRDYRGGGRSSARETAARVAAGAVARLIIPEVTITGFVCELGGDHIERDAINYENIAKNPFFCPDSWAATRWAEKVEAARKDGSSLGAVVECVADGVPAGWGAPIYAKLDSELAAAMMSINATKGVEIGDGFEAARLTGEQNADEMRPGPDGKPVFASNHAGGTAGGISTGQPVVCRVAFKPTSSILKPVKSINSAGEAVDVVTKGRHDPCVGIRGTPVVEAMMALVLADAKLMHRAQVG, from the coding sequence ATGAGTTACAACACATTCGGGCGCGTCCTGCGCTTCACGACATGGGGGGAAAGCCACGGGCCGGGACTTGGCGTGGTGCTTGACGGTGTGCCGCCGGGCATTCCCCTGCTCGAACGCGACATCCAGCCGTTCCTCGATGCGCGCAAGCCGGGGCAAAACAAATACACCACCCAGCGCAAGGAACCCGATCAGGTCCGCATCCTTTCGGGCGTGTTCACCACTTCCGAAGGCGATCAGGTGACGACAGGCACGCCGATCCACCTGATGATCGAGAACACCGATCAGCGATCGAAGGATTATTCGGAGATCGCCCAAAGCTATCGCCCCGGCCATGCCGATTACACCTATGACGCGAAATACGGCATCCGCGACTATCGCGGCGGCGGGCGTTCCAGCGCCCGCGAAACGGCGGCACGGGTGGCGGCGGGCGCGGTGGCGCGGCTGATCATCCCCGAAGTCACCATCACCGGCTTTGTCTGCGAACTGGGCGGCGACCATATCGAACGCGATGCGATCAATTACGAAAACATCGCCAAGAACCCGTTCTTCTGCCCCGACAGCTGGGCCGCGACCCGTTGGGCCGAAAAGGTCGAGGCCGCGCGCAAGGACGGATCATCGCTGGGCGCGGTGGTCGAATGCGTGGCCGATGGCGTTCCCGCCGGATGGGGCGCGCCGATCTACGCCAAGCTCGACAGCGAACTGGCCGCCGCGATGATGAGCATCAATGCGACCAAGGGCGTGGAAATCGGCGACGGCTTCGAGGCCGCGCGGCTGACCGGCGAACAGAACGCCGATGAAATGCGCCCCGGCCCCGACGGCAAACCGGTGTTCGCCAGCAACCACGCGGGCGGCACGGCGGGCGGCATTTCCACCGGGCAACCGGTGGTGTGCCGGGTGGCGTTCAAGCCGACTTCGTCGATCCTCAAGCCGGTAAAGTCGATCAATTCCGCCGGAGAAGCGGTGGATGTGGTGACCAAGGGCCGCCATGACCCATGCGTCGGCATTCGCGGCACTCCGGTGGTCGAAGCGATGATGGCGCTGGTTCTGGCGGACGCGAAACTGATGCACCGGGCGCAGGTGGGGTGA
- a CDS encoding NAD-dependent epimerase/dehydratase family protein, whose product MRVVLTGSSGRIGRAIFGALSPGHDVIGIDRNAFSTTRIIGDCTDRELLKAALDGADAVIHAAGPHAPHVGVVSDSEFLRVNVDGTRTIAEIARASGVRRFLYTSTTALYGHAVEPGRCTWIDEETTPQPRTVYHRTKLAAEALLEDLASAEMPLRVLRMSRCFPEPAPLMAAYRLHRGVDARDVASGHALALADDGAPFERFVLSGASPFTREDCDDLARDAAGVIRARLPSLAAEFARRGWPLPQSIDRVYSSAKAEEALGWKARFDWREVLAQADRDDLEVLPAALPAGKG is encoded by the coding sequence TTGAGGGTAGTCCTCACCGGCTCATCGGGCCGCATCGGTCGCGCGATCTTCGGGGCGCTTTCGCCTGGTCACGATGTCATCGGGATTGATCGCAACGCCTTTTCGACGACGCGGATCATCGGCGATTGCACCGACCGTGAATTGCTCAAAGCTGCGCTCGACGGAGCGGACGCGGTGATCCATGCCGCCGGTCCGCACGCCCCGCATGTGGGCGTGGTATCCGATTCCGAGTTTCTCCGCGTCAATGTCGATGGGACGCGGACAATCGCGGAAATCGCGCGAGCAAGCGGGGTCAGGCGTTTCCTCTACACCTCCACCACCGCGCTTTACGGACACGCGGTCGAGCCGGGGCGATGCACGTGGATCGACGAGGAGACGACGCCGCAGCCGCGCACCGTCTACCACCGCACCAAACTTGCGGCAGAGGCGCTGCTCGAAGATCTGGCCTCCGCCGAAATGCCCCTGCGTGTCCTGCGGATGTCGCGCTGCTTCCCCGAACCCGCACCGTTGATGGCGGCCTATCGCCTGCATCGCGGGGTCGATGCGCGCGATGTGGCATCAGGGCACGCGCTGGCTCTTGCCGATGATGGCGCGCCGTTTGAGCGCTTTGTCCTGTCGGGCGCGTCTCCTTTCACGCGGGAAGACTGCGACGATCTGGCCCGTGATGCGGCGGGCGTGATCCGCGCAAGACTGCCGAGCCTCGCCGCCGAGTTCGCGCGCAGGGGCTGGCCGCTGCCGCAAAGCATCGACAGGGTTTATTCAAGCGCGAAGGCAGAGGAAGCGCTTGGCTGGAAGGCGCGCTTTGACTGGCGCGAGGTGCTGGCTCAGGCGGATCGGGACGATCTCGAAGTGCTTCCTGCAGCCTTACCTGCCGGGAAGGGTTGA
- a CDS encoding fatty acid desaturase codes for MRDLTRKLAQFRTPRLSRSMWELGSTLVPFIAAFAAMLFAVEAGYYIALLLAPVAGLLLLRLFIIQHDCGHNAFLKRKKTNNWIGRAIGVFTLTPYDCWARSHALHHASTGNLDARGFGDVDTLTVREYMEKGRIGRLFYRLYRHPVVLLGLGPAYLFLLRHRLPIGLMKAGVAYWVSALATNAVTASILIALALVFGVATTAIVFLPVLLIAASTGVWLFYVQHQFDDAQWDKKADWSFHEAAFAGSSYLDLPPVLRWFTGNIGIHHIHHLMAQIPFYRLPDALRAHPELAQYNRITPRQTPRLFMLALWDEERRRLVSFREARKLARG; via the coding sequence TTGCGCGATCTGACGCGCAAGCTAGCGCAGTTTCGCACACCGCGCCTCAGCCGCAGCATGTGGGAACTGGGATCGACGCTGGTTCCCTTCATCGCGGCATTCGCGGCGATGCTGTTCGCGGTGGAGGCCGGGTATTACATCGCGCTGCTGCTCGCGCCGGTTGCGGGGCTGCTGCTGCTGCGGCTGTTCATCATCCAGCACGATTGCGGCCACAATGCCTTCCTCAAGCGCAAGAAGACCAACAACTGGATCGGCCGCGCCATCGGCGTGTTCACCCTGACGCCCTATGATTGCTGGGCGCGCAGCCATGCCTTGCACCACGCCAGCACCGGCAATCTCGACGCGCGAGGGTTTGGCGATGTCGATACGCTGACGGTGCGCGAATATATGGAGAAGGGCCGGATTGGGCGGCTGTTCTATCGCCTGTATCGCCATCCGGTGGTTCTGCTCGGCCTTGGCCCGGCATATCTGTTCCTGCTGCGGCACCGCCTGCCGATCGGGCTTATGAAGGCGGGCGTCGCCTATTGGGTCAGCGCGCTGGCGACCAATGCGGTGACGGCGTCGATCCTGATCGCGCTGGCGCTGGTTTTCGGCGTGGCGACGACGGCCATCGTGTTCCTGCCGGTGCTGCTCATCGCGGCGTCGACAGGCGTGTGGCTGTTCTATGTCCAGCACCAGTTCGACGACGCGCAATGGGACAAGAAAGCCGACTGGTCGTTTCACGAGGCGGCTTTTGCGGGCAGTTCATACCTCGATCTGCCGCCCGTGCTGCGCTGGTTCACGGGCAATATCGGCATCCACCACATCCATCACCTGATGGCGCAGATCCCGTTCTATCGTCTGCCCGACGCGCTGCGGGCGCACCCGGAGCTGGCGCAATACAACCGGATCACCCCGCGCCAGACCCCGCGCCTGTTCATGCTGGCACTGTGGGACGAGGAACGGCGGCGGCTGGTCAGCTTCCGCGAAGCCCGGAAGCTTGCGCGGGGCTGA
- the bchE gene encoding magnesium-protoporphyrin IX monomethyl ester anaerobic oxidative cyclase codes for MRILFVHPNYRSGGAEIAGTWPPAWVAYLSGPLKRAGFTDIHFIDAMTEEVDDAELERRMRELQPDVVGTTSITPSIYAAERVLEIAALTVPKAVRVLGGVHATFMYKQVLTEAPHIDVIVRGEGEEIAVELFTAISEGRWPRDRATIKGLAYRELDKIVATPAADTVKDMSTLKPDWDVLDWNLYTYLPLGTRVAIPNLARGCPFTCSFCSQWKFWRDYRIRDPKDVVDEIEELHEKHGVGFFILADEEPTINRKKFIEFCQELIDRGLPAKVKWGINTRVTDIYRDKELLPFYRKAGLVHVSLGTEAAAQMKLDRFNKETKVEENKQAIKLLRDADIFVEAQFIVGLDNETPETLEETYRMAWDWQPDLANWAMYTPWPFTPLFEEIKDQVEIHDFSKYNFVTPIMKPTAMERGELLDGVMKNYRRFYMQKALFHYPWRGTGFRRRYLLGCLYAFLRAGFKRTFYDLGKAGYWGPQTKKQLDWHFDTSREVAAEAATDWQTNADKAAQAAARREAVRKQMKERAEDRREERAAERQPDRIDVD; via the coding sequence GTGCGCATTCTCTTCGTTCATCCCAATTATCGTTCCGGTGGCGCGGAGATCGCAGGCACCTGGCCGCCCGCATGGGTCGCCTATCTTTCCGGCCCGCTGAAGCGCGCAGGATTTACCGACATCCACTTCATCGACGCGATGACCGAAGAGGTCGACGACGCCGAGCTGGAACGCCGCATGCGCGAGCTCCAGCCCGATGTCGTAGGCACCACATCGATCACCCCCTCGATCTACGCTGCCGAGCGCGTGCTCGAAATCGCTGCCCTAACAGTCCCCAAGGCAGTGCGCGTGCTTGGCGGCGTACACGCAACCTTCATGTACAAGCAGGTGCTGACAGAGGCCCCGCATATAGACGTGATCGTGCGCGGAGAAGGCGAGGAGATCGCGGTCGAGCTGTTTACCGCGATATCCGAGGGCCGCTGGCCGCGCGATCGCGCCACGATCAAGGGGCTGGCCTATCGCGAGCTGGACAAGATCGTCGCCACCCCCGCCGCCGACACCGTCAAGGACATGAGCACTCTGAAGCCCGATTGGGACGTGCTCGACTGGAACCTTTACACCTATCTGCCCTTGGGCACCCGCGTCGCGATCCCCAATCTTGCACGCGGGTGCCCATTCACCTGCTCGTTCTGCTCGCAATGGAAATTCTGGCGCGATTATCGCATCCGCGACCCCAAGGATGTCGTCGACGAAATTGAAGAGCTGCATGAAAAGCACGGCGTCGGCTTCTTCATCCTCGCCGACGAGGAACCGACGATCAACCGCAAGAAGTTCATCGAATTCTGTCAGGAACTGATTGATCGCGGCCTTCCGGCAAAGGTGAAATGGGGGATCAACACCCGCGTCACCGACATCTATCGCGACAAGGAATTGCTGCCCTTCTACCGCAAGGCAGGGCTGGTTCACGTCAGCTTGGGCACAGAGGCCGCGGCGCAGATGAAGCTCGACCGGTTCAACAAGGAAACCAAGGTCGAAGAGAACAAGCAGGCGATCAAGCTGCTGCGCGATGCGGATATCTTCGTCGAGGCGCAGTTCATCGTCGGACTGGACAATGAAACGCCCGAGACGCTCGAAGAAACCTATCGCATGGCGTGGGACTGGCAGCCCGATCTTGCCAACTGGGCGATGTACACGCCCTGGCCCTTCACGCCCCTGTTTGAAGAGATCAAGGATCAGGTCGAGATCCACGATTTCAGCAAATACAATTTCGTCACCCCGATCATGAAACCCACCGCGATGGAGCGCGGGGAACTGCTCGACGGAGTGATGAAGAACTACCGCCGGTTCTACATGCAAAAGGCGCTGTTCCATTATCCGTGGCGGGGTACGGGCTTCCGGCGGCGGTATTTGCTGGGATGCCTTTATGCCTTCCTGCGGGCAGGCTTCAAACGCACCTTCTACGATCTGGGTAAAGCCGGATATTGGGGGCCGCAAACCAAGAAGCAGCTCGACTGGCATTTCGACACGAGCCGCGAGGTCGCCGCCGAGGCCGCGACCGACTGGCAGACCAATGCCGACAAGGCCGCTCAAGCCGCCGCCCGCCGCGAAGCCGTGCGCAAGCAGATGAAGGAACGCGCCGAGGATCGCCGCGAAGAACGGGCGGCGGAACGCCAGCCGGACAGGATCGATGTCGATTGA
- the bchJ gene encoding bacteriochlorophyll 4-vinyl reductase translates to MSIEGPVAAAQETGPEPPAALIGPNAILQALPVMERMLGARESAHILKEARIATLPDGESMIPEAEAMRLHHALSMRDPFEAIDIAREAGHGTADYIIANRIPRIAAKILRWLPARLAAPLLMKAIARHAWTFIGSGRFEPDGGWRFTIDRTEADDLMMPTDSLFEWYGAVFTRLYQRLVHPRARCRDEGPLAMHRFAHGYRIEIG, encoded by the coding sequence ATGTCGATTGAAGGCCCGGTTGCTGCGGCGCAGGAGACGGGGCCAGAACCCCCGGCAGCGTTGATCGGCCCTAATGCCATTCTGCAGGCGCTGCCCGTCATGGAGCGGATGCTGGGTGCACGGGAGAGTGCCCATATCCTCAAGGAAGCACGGATCGCGACTTTGCCAGACGGCGAAAGCATGATTCCTGAAGCCGAAGCCATGCGGCTCCATCACGCCCTGTCCATGCGCGACCCGTTCGAGGCGATCGACATTGCCCGCGAGGCCGGGCATGGCACCGCCGACTATATCATTGCGAACCGCATTCCGCGCATCGCGGCCAAGATCCTGCGATGGCTCCCCGCGCGGCTCGCCGCACCGCTGCTGATGAAAGCGATCGCGCGCCACGCGTGGACCTTCATCGGTTCGGGCCGGTTCGAACCCGATGGCGGATGGCGCTTTACCATCGACCGGACCGAGGCGGACGATCTGATGATGCCGACTGACAGCCTGTTCGAATGGTACGGAGCGGTGTTCACCCGGCTATACCAGAGGCTGGTGCACCCACGCGCCCGATGCCGCGACGAAGGCCCGCTGGCGATGCACCGGTTCGCCCATGGATACCGCATCGAGATAGGATAA
- a CDS encoding DUF418 domain-containing protein, which translates to MNSGNSDAAAPVTSAARVGELDVLRGFALLGVLVVNIMSWLVYPWFATEAQTDALVVTQADENAQFMMMWLGADKANTLFAFLFGVGFAVQMERLEGRGADFQRIYRRRLFVLLAFGLVHLLFFWPFDILHLYALAGFMLLAVRRVSDRVLLGVGLILAFAARPVIAFVLEETGISGPAFKASFNDAAIMERANETSLFGLSGEFFEAGVFGWMASGYILAWLFYAFGRFLLGAYVARKGWIQRSGELLGGWRKVALICLPLGLAGQFVAAAIDLETWEWLAQLEWAHAWVHYPTVPLIAAGYVATLILIFHSPAKPLALVFAPVGRMALTNYVTQSFVIGFLAYKAAGGPALAGNAGPALLIGIAFAIYAAQTVFSHFWLSRFAYGPLEWCWRTLTYGEAPRMRREALPA; encoded by the coding sequence ATGAATTCCGGAAATAGTGACGCGGCCGCGCCGGTGACATCGGCGGCGCGGGTCGGCGAACTCGACGTTTTGCGCGGTTTCGCGCTGCTGGGCGTGCTGGTGGTCAACATCATGTCGTGGCTGGTCTATCCCTGGTTCGCGACCGAGGCGCAGACAGATGCGCTGGTTGTGACCCAGGCTGACGAAAACGCGCAATTCATGATGATGTGGCTGGGCGCGGACAAGGCGAACACGCTGTTTGCCTTCCTGTTCGGCGTGGGATTTGCAGTCCAGATGGAGCGGCTGGAAGGGCGAGGCGCCGATTTCCAGCGGATCTACCGGCGCAGGCTGTTCGTGCTGCTCGCATTCGGGCTGGTGCACCTGCTGTTCTTCTGGCCGTTCGACATTCTCCACCTCTACGCCCTTGCCGGGTTCATGCTGCTGGCGGTGCGCCGGGTAAGCGACCGGGTGCTGCTGGGCGTCGGCCTTATCCTCGCATTCGCGGCAAGGCCGGTGATCGCCTTCGTGCTTGAGGAAACCGGGATCAGCGGCCCGGCGTTCAAGGCCTCTTTCAACGACGCTGCAATCATGGAGCGGGCGAACGAGACTTCGCTGTTCGGGCTTTCCGGAGAGTTCTTCGAAGCCGGCGTGTTCGGCTGGATGGCGAGCGGCTATATCCTTGCATGGCTGTTCTACGCCTTTGGCCGGTTCCTGCTGGGCGCCTATGTCGCGCGCAAGGGCTGGATTCAGCGCAGCGGCGAATTGCTTGGCGGCTGGCGCAAGGTGGCGCTGATCTGCCTGCCGCTGGGGCTGGCCGGACAGTTTGTTGCCGCCGCGATCGATCTCGAAACATGGGAATGGTTGGCGCAGTTGGAATGGGCGCACGCCTGGGTGCATTACCCCACCGTGCCGCTGATCGCCGCCGGTTATGTCGCCACGCTGATCCTGATCTTCCATTCGCCTGCAAAGCCGCTGGCGCTGGTGTTCGCGCCGGTGGGGCGCATGGCCTTGACGAATTATGTCACGCAAAGCTTCGTCATCGGCTTTCTCGCCTACAAGGCCGCGGGCGGGCCTGCACTGGCGGGCAATGCCGGGCCGGCGCTGCTGATCGGGATCGCCTTTGCCATCTATGCCGCACAGACCGTGTTCTCGCACTTCTGGCTCAGCCGGTTTGCCTATGGCCCGCTGGAATGGTGCTGGCGCACGCTGACCTATGGCGAGGCACCGAGGATGCGGCGGGAGGCCCTGCCCGCCTGA
- a CDS encoding acyltransferase family protein encodes MDKIRGFDGLRALSVLFVILTHLGIYATAQSAGWLPETAAPIISGTTGVQIFFVLSGFLITSLLIGEHRATGTISLKGFYIRRALRILPLYFLCLVLTWFVDVFVWPVASDPALIFAATFNTSFIPREWYSSILGHTWSLSVEEHFYIVWPAALLLAYRFSYGRALRHLLIGSAISLALLAVALRIETLDDAYFLARWSIFAGAWIALGCAAAIVVNGGEYRGANAFLASHWALALAVALFLHSLVLGFLPKPLDEILRVGGAVLLVCWIVHNQKSRLVETLEYGPLAYLGKISYGLYMWQGFFLATGPGRAPGQLWPLNPGLGLILLCVVAPLSYHFFEKRFLRLSAAYRHSTPSRPDADTRTAPAA; translated from the coding sequence TTGGACAAGATCAGGGGATTTGACGGGCTGCGCGCCCTGTCCGTCCTGTTCGTGATCCTCACGCATCTGGGCATCTATGCGACCGCGCAATCCGCCGGATGGCTGCCGGAAACCGCCGCACCGATCATCAGCGGTACCACCGGCGTGCAGATATTCTTCGTCCTTTCCGGCTTTCTGATAACCAGCCTGCTGATCGGGGAGCACCGGGCAACCGGGACGATCTCGCTAAAGGGATTCTATATCCGCCGGGCGCTGCGCATCCTGCCGCTGTATTTCCTGTGCCTTGTGCTGACATGGTTCGTCGATGTCTTCGTCTGGCCGGTTGCAAGCGATCCGGCGCTGATTTTCGCGGCAACTTTCAACACCAGCTTCATACCGCGCGAATGGTATTCCTCGATCCTGGGGCACACATGGTCGCTTTCGGTGGAGGAGCATTTTTACATCGTCTGGCCCGCCGCGCTGCTGCTTGCATACCGGTTTTCCTACGGTCGCGCGCTACGCCACCTGTTGATCGGATCGGCAATCAGCCTTGCCCTCCTGGCTGTGGCGCTGCGGATAGAGACGCTCGACGATGCCTATTTCCTTGCCCGCTGGAGCATCTTTGCAGGCGCATGGATCGCGCTGGGCTGCGCGGCTGCGATTGTCGTGAACGGCGGCGAGTATCGCGGCGCCAACGCTTTTCTCGCATCGCACTGGGCACTGGCCCTCGCGGTCGCGCTGTTCCTTCACAGCCTCGTTCTCGGTTTCCTGCCCAAGCCGCTGGACGAAATCCTGCGCGTCGGCGGCGCGGTGCTGCTGGTCTGCTGGATCGTTCACAACCAGAAATCGCGACTGGTCGAAACGCTCGAATACGGGCCGCTCGCCTATCTGGGGAAGATTTCCTACGGTCTTTACATGTGGCAGGGCTTTTTCCTTGCCACCGGCCCGGGGCGTGCGCCCGGCCAGCTTTGGCCGCTCAATCCCGGCCTTGGCCTGATCCTGCTGTGCGTGGTGGCTCCGCTGTCCTACCATTTCTTTGAAAAGCGGTTCCTGCGGCTTTCCGCGGCCTATCGCCATTCGACCCCGTCGCGCCCGGACGCAGACACCAGAACCGCGCCCGCAGCCTGA
- the ahpC gene encoding alkyl hydroperoxide reductase subunit C, with protein sequence MGIIGSTIKPFTATAFKAGENFFDVTEKDIEGKWAVFFFYPADFTFVCPTELEDLGEKYDMLQSMGVEVFAVSTDTHFSHKAWHDTSEKIGKLKYAFLGDQNHVLSNNFGVLREGVGLADRATFVVDPDGVIQIMEITCEGVGRNANELTRKIKAAQYVRANPGQVCPAAWEEGAETLAPSLDLVGKI encoded by the coding sequence ATGGGTATCATCGGTTCGACCATCAAACCGTTCACCGCCACCGCTTTCAAGGCCGGCGAAAACTTCTTCGACGTCACCGAAAAGGACATCGAAGGCAAGTGGGCGGTCTTCTTCTTCTACCCGGCTGACTTCACCTTCGTCTGCCCGACCGAGCTCGAAGACCTCGGCGAGAAGTACGACATGCTGCAGTCGATGGGCGTCGAAGTCTTCGCCGTCTCGACCGACACCCACTTCAGCCACAAGGCATGGCACGACACTTCGGAAAAGATCGGCAAGCTGAAGTACGCCTTCCTCGGCGATCAGAACCACGTGCTGTCGAACAACTTTGGCGTGCTGCGCGAAGGCGTCGGCCTTGCTGACCGTGCAACCTTCGTGGTCGATCCGGACGGCGTGATCCAGATCATGGAAATCACCTGCGAAGGCGTCGGCCGCAATGCCAACGAACTGACCCGCAAGATCAAGGCCGCCCAGTACGTGCGCGCCAACCCCGGTCAGGTCTGCCCGGCAGCATGGGAAGAAGGCGCCGAAACGCTTGCTC